A genome region from Tenebrio molitor chromosome 4, icTenMoli1.1, whole genome shotgun sequence includes the following:
- the FAM21 gene encoding WASH complex subunit 2, producing the protein MSTNKPWDRPWSMEEMIANSDKWNLAGDVALLNTLKAFADNLLTRTTEINNNLQNLTDSLNETHLELNIAQNKFQSLRNTQFIESRVYEDDETLPQSENESKTKPQEEVEPDRTEDIRLAALKGLEVLDQYFDKVEVSVSDSEDEDIDLPNYVLRPKDLYIDRPLPYVIGSEEWHKNWHVGLEDSSSDSETEKVSDQFSESDSESDLPIIQDRSQIKGTSDTSSELDFSQKAEPIKSNKPEIFNSSDSENSVPVQAPISNKNFAEQLAAKLGHVITQDYTEPEVNKRPIQPKSNYGDIFFDEPPPLDEGKGLFSGGSGLFDDDDEEGPSDWTPKDSKVESPKLPTTKSGGLFDSDDDIFGAKKTPVPKPPLFTEEPPVLEEKKKPIGGVSIFGGGNLFDKKLLKRRPSSDDEEQEEKNEPTKEEKPSKKVDLFGDDDLFKSVPNEDKSVVKKEKNVKKINLFDSDEEESESSSLFGGDQKKQNEKQKNVLFDDNVTEKQESRDEKKVSSVLFADEVPSKEDKPKSEKKISLFDDDDDLFKDDLFSTSSTKKFTSGLFDDIPEDDLFASNFEDKPQPAGNLVEDLMAIPDNKNSINVDTKAETKETMSYANLDANPGESSQEINSTTDNLFTSSPLTDDIFGRTENDSKEREPPQPKPRLSLFDSPPPEPDDLFGGSYKTSKSDDVPSDIFESSNNLFENSPKTDLFASSEKIEARASSMRLFDSSPPPDDEWDTKSDNLSDRDDFVNDFEETTSNKASLFNDEPPSLETSEETSTKSKPGKLKHNLNINVGALMPGSVRPKRVDTSPKKSPESPTETPRVAFEIPKVSPETTTTTAETSPTSFDDSDGVKVLHSVTKDRARVPLRRRPSTRKGRKAALRNSGADFKLEQDEEEADSRQSPDLVTSSKTGDLFEEKQAKPKTSQPVISLFDDENDDDGLFSKKVPVQTTKVLKKSLFDDDEDDDIFKSFSTASAKKPDTKVATEKKLPKVSTIKKLENTKPEDDPLSALLK; encoded by the exons ATGTCCACAAATAAACCATGGGACAGGCCCTGGTCTATGGAAGAAATGATagcaaattcggacaaatggAACTTGGCAGGAGACGTAGCTCTTCTCAACACCCTCAAAGCTTTTGCAGAT aatttgctaACAAGAACGACTGAAATCAACAATAATTTGCAAAATCTGACTGACAGCTTGAACGAGACTCATTTAGAGTTAAACATAGCACAAAACAAGTTCCAGAGCTTGCGGAACACCCAATTTATAGAGAGTCGTGTATATGAAGATGATGAGACTTTGCCGCAGTCGGAAAATGAAAGCAAAACCAAACCACAGGAGGAAGTCGAGCCTGACCGGACAGAGGATATTAGGCTAGCTGCTTTGAAGGGTTTGGAAGTTTTGGATCAATATTTTGATAAAGTCGAAGTGTCTGTTAGCGACAGTGAAGATGAAGACATTGATCTACCAaa ttACGTTCTGAGACCGAAAGATCTATACATAGATCGCCCCTTACCTTACGTGATAGGTTCAGAAGAGTGGCACAAAAATTGGCACGTGGGGCTGGAAGACTCGTCAAGTGACAGCGAAACTGAGAAAGTTTCAGACCAGTTCAGTGAAAGCGACTCAGAATCAGATTTACCAATTATCCAAGATAGGTCACAG ATAAAAGGCACCTCTGACACTAGTTCTGAACttgatttttcacaaaaagcCGAACCGATCAAGTCCAACAAACCAGAAATATTCAATTCTAGTGACAGTGAAAATTCGGTGCCGGTGCAAGCTCCCATTTCGAACAAAAACTTTGCCGAACAGTTGGCCGCCAAATTGGGCCACGTTATCACACAGGACTACACCGAACCTGAAGTGAACAAGCGACCCATCCAGCCCAAATCCAATTAcg GCGACATATTCTTTGATGAACCTCCACCTTTGGACGAAGGCAAAGGCTTGTTTTCGGGTGGTAGCGGCCTCttcgacgacgacgacgaagaAGGTCCCTCAGACTGGACTCCCAAGGACTCGAAAGTCGAATCGCCAAAGCTTCCCACCACTAAATCCGGAGGGTTGTTCGACAGTGACGACGATATCTTTGGTGCGAAAAAAACTCCCGTGCCTAAACCGCCCCTCTTCACTGAAGAACCTCCCGTACTCGAGGAGAAGAAG AAACCTATCGGTGGGGTTTCGATTTTTGGCGGTGGCAATTTGTTTGATAAAAAGCTACTGAAGAGACGACCAAGCTCCGACGACGAAGAACAGGAGGAGAAAAATGAGCccacaaaagaggaaaaaccGAGTAAGAAAGTTGATTTGTTTGGTGACGATGACTTGTTTAAAAGTGTACCGAACGAGGACAAGTCGGTTGtaaagaaggagaaaaatgTGAAGAAAATCAATCTGTTCGACAGTGATGAAGAAGAAAGTGAAAGCAGTAGTTTGTTTGGTGGGGATCAAAAGAAACAGAACGAAAAGCAGAAAAATGTGTTGTTTGACGATAACGTTACGGAAAAGCAAGAAAGTAGAGATGAAAAGAAGGTATCAAGTGTACTATTTGCAGATGAAGTACCCAGTAAGGAGGACAAACCGAAGtctgagaaaaaaattagtttgttCGATGATGACGATGACTTATTCAAAGACGATCTTTTCTCGACGAGTTCTACGAAAAAATTTACGTCGGGGTTGTTTGATGATATTCCAGAAGATGATTTGTTTGCAAgtaattttgaagacaaaCCACAACCTGCTGGAAATTTAGTGGAGGATTTGATGGCAATTCctgataataaaaattcaataaacgTCGACACTAAAGCTGAAACCAAAGAAACCATGTCGTATGCTAATCTCGATGCCAATCCCGGCGAAAGCAGCCAAGAAATAAACTCTACAActgataatttgtttacttcgAGTCCTCTAACTGACGATATTTTTGGAAGAACCGAGAATG ATTCAAAAGAACGTGAACCACCACAACCCAAACCGAGACTCTCGCTGTTCGATTCTCCACCTCCCGAACCTGACGATCTCTTCGGGGGCAGCTACAAAACTTCCAAATCCGATGACGTTCCAAGCGACATTTTTGAATCTAGCAACAATCTATTCGAAAATTCACCGAAAACTGATTTGTTCGCTTCGTCGGAAAAAATCGAAGCTCGTGCGTCTAGTATGAGACTGTTCGACTCGTCTCCGCCCCCTGACGACGAGTGGGACACAAAATCGGATAACTTGTCGGACCGCGACGATTTTGTAAACGATTTCGAAGAAACTACTTCCAACAAGGCCAGTTTGTTCAATGATGAACCACCGTCTCTCGAGACGAGCGAAGAAAC AAGTACAAAAAGTAAACCGGGAAAATTGAAACATAATCTCAATATTAACGTGGGGGCCTTGATGCCGGGATCGGTACGGCCGAAACGTGTCGACACTTCGCCCAAGAAGTCACCAGAATCCCCAACTGAAACTCCCAGAGTAGCATTTGAAATACCAAAAGTATCACCCGAAACTACAACAACTACCGCTGAGACTAGCCCAACGTCATTTGATGATTCAGATGGCGTGAAAGTTCTCCACAGTGTCACCAAA GATAGAGCGAGGGTTCCACTTCGCAGGCGTCCCTCGACGAGGAAGGGACGTAAAGCTGCTTTACGAAATTCAGGAGCTGATTTCAAATTAGAACAAGATGAGGAAGAAGCAGACAGTAGACAAAGTCCCGATTTGGTCACGTCGTCAAAAACTGGCGATTTATTTGAGGAAAAACAGGCAAAACCTAAAACAAGTCAGCCCGTGATTAGTTTATTTGATGATGAGAATGACGATGACGGTCTATTTAGCAAAAAAGTGCCAGTCCAGACCACAAAAGTTTTGAAAAAGTCATTGTTCGATGATGATGAAGATGATGACATCTTTAAGAGTTTTAGTACTGCAAGTGCTAAAA AACCAGATACTAAAGTTGCAACAGAAAAAAAGTTGCCTAAAGTGAGTACTATAAAGAAGTTGGAAAATACAAAGCCTGAAGATGATCCTTTGTCTGctttgttgaaataa
- the MED21 gene encoding mediator of RNA polymerase II transcription subunit 21, giving the protein MADRLTQLQDCINQQAEHFCNSIGILQQFAPPSKFPSFDRSGSQTPQQQSQEDYVQLFTTLIARCAKDIDTLIESLPSEENSTELQLQSLRMLEAENQETAERLEAIVRKGQDLLEQVQAALSDIAQSQLDMQHLTKTGSKD; this is encoded by the exons ATGGCAGATCGCTTAACTCAACTCCAGGACTGCATTAACCAA CAAGCAGAGCACTTTTGCAACAGTATAGGAATATTGCAACAGTTTGCCCCACCAAGCAAATTCCCAAGTTTCGACCGAAGTGGATCCCAGACACCCCAACAACAATCACAGGAAGATTATGTACAGTTGTTTACTACTTTGATAGCACGATGTGCCAAAGATATTGATACCTTGATAGAATCACTGCCGAGTGAAGAAAACTCCACAGAATTACAG CTGCAGAGCTTGCGAATGCTCGAAGCTGAAAACCAAGAAACGGCTGAACGTTTAGAGGCGATCGTTCGAAAAGGCCAAGACCTCCTAGAGCAAGTCCAAGCTGCCTTGAGTGATATAGCACAGTCTCAACTAGACATGCAACATTTGACAAAAACAGGGAGTAAAGATTAA